In Carassius gibelio isolate Cgi1373 ecotype wild population from Czech Republic chromosome B17, carGib1.2-hapl.c, whole genome shotgun sequence, a single window of DNA contains:
- the LOC127975819 gene encoding uncharacterized protein LOC127975819: protein MVEYAHNTLPVSATGLSPFECSVGYQPPIFPSMESEVAVPSVHAFVQRCHRTWTRARETLLQVGARTKAKADRHRSRPPVYVVGQKVWLSTKNIPLRSVSNKLAPKFIGPFTVTKIISPVTVRLKLPPTYRRIHPAFHVSKIKPVFYSPINPPTPVPPPPLLVDGETTYLVNRILDSRRRGRGFQYLVDWEGYGPEERSWVPARDILDHSLIDDYNRQVRDSGDARRRS from the coding sequence atggtggagtacgcccacaataccttaccagtatcggctacgggcctatctccttttgagtgtagtgtagggtaccagccaccaatttttcccagtatggaatccgaggttgcggtcccctccgttcacgccttcgtccagaggtgccaccgcacttggaccagagcccgcgagactctactccaagtgggggcgcgcaccaaggccaaagccgatcgccaccggtctaggcctcccgtatacgtcgtgggtcaaaaggtgtggctttctactaagaacattcctctccgttccgtttctaataaactggctcccaaatttatcggcccgtttactgtcaccaagatcattagtccggtgacagtccgcctcaaactccctccgacgtacaggagaattcaccccgcctttcatgtatccaaaataaagcctgtattttattctcccattaatccgcctaccccggtccctcccccgccgcttctcgtagatggggagaccacttatttggttaatcgtattctggactctagaaggaggggacgcggatttcagtacttggtggactgggagggttacggtccggaggagagaagttgggtacctgctagggacatcctggatcattcccttatcgatgattacaatcgacaggtaagagattctggggacgccaggaggcgttcttag